In Daphnia pulicaria isolate SC F1-1A chromosome 9, SC_F0-13Bv2, whole genome shotgun sequence, a single genomic region encodes these proteins:
- the LOC124313364 gene encoding vitelline membrane outer layer protein 1 homolog: MTKLMQFVALAAVLGCFLPTTVTAQSSPSWGRVQYCPRGQKAVGFRLAFEDLSARRLVTIVFICTRGSRITSPATSRGIPGRTRICRPGRFLTSCRLQLVRPGKNTRANNLNCRCNDGQTLQGDGSKVGVWHGWSRSCRNGIVGLQTKTRRGFIYDARFPCSRPRPSAEAAEIEEVEEEVEVEEEVEIVEEVEEVEEEVVEELEEEVE, encoded by the exons atgacTAAACTGATGCAATTCGTTGCTCTCGCGGCCGTTCTTGGCTGTTTTCTACCCACGACGGTTACGGCCCAGTCAAGCCCAAGTTGGGGCCGAGTCCAGTACTGCCCCCGAGGTCAAAAGGCCGTTGGATTTCGATTGGCATTTGAGGATTTAAGTGCTAGAAGACTTGTGACCATTGTTTTCATTTGCACACGTGGAAGTAGGATTACCTCGCCCGCAACATC tAGGGGAATTCCGGGTCGAACACGCATTTGCCGGCCTGGCAGATTCTTAACATCGTGTCGATTACAACTGGTACGACCCGGGAAAAACACGAGGGCCAACAATTTGAACTGCAGGTGCAACGACGGACAGACACTTCAAGGGGACGGGAGCAAAGTTGGCGTTTGGCATGGATGGTCCCGTAGCTGTCGCAACGGCATCGTGGGTTTACAGACGAAAACGAGAAGAGGATTTATCTACGACGCTAGATTCCCCTGTTCCCGCCCACGCCCAAGTGCTGAAGCAGCAGAgatagaagaagtagaagaagaagtagaagtagaagaagaagtagaaatagtagaagaagtagaagaagtagaagaagaagtagtagaagaattagaagaagaagtagagtaA